From Paenibacillus polymyxa, the proteins below share one genomic window:
- a CDS encoding DUF5823 family protein: MFILLKEIITVMVGLITDFLSFQLDAYFYIWFLVLFISSLAATLVQRSEGTITYSTAECVGINVLVVVLYLVIGTILARYFASFEDQQIVAEDKIMLYKISFMLTSAVIIVDIILDRLKRGRKFSYSLEFLAGSAVCFLLFQLSNQTDWIGTKLSLSYIVMVAIAAGVYTMAMKFLLEYENHKEK, encoded by the coding sequence ATGTTCATTTTATTAAAAGAAATTATTACAGTCATGGTGGGACTGATTACCGATTTTCTCTCTTTTCAACTGGATGCATATTTTTATATTTGGTTTCTGGTCCTGTTTATTTCAAGCTTGGCAGCGACCCTGGTTCAACGAAGCGAAGGGACTATTACCTACAGCACAGCCGAATGTGTCGGAATAAATGTGCTAGTTGTCGTATTATACCTAGTAATCGGTACAATTTTGGCCAGATACTTTGCAAGTTTTGAGGATCAGCAGATTGTTGCTGAAGATAAGATTATGCTGTATAAAATTTCTTTTATGCTTACATCCGCTGTAATTATAGTGGATATTATACTAGATAGGTTGAAGAGAGGGCGGAAATTCTCCTACTCTTTGGAGTTTCTTGCCGGAAGCGCCGTGTGCTTCTTACTGTTCCAGTTAAGCAACCAAACGGACTGGATAGGAACCAAGCTGTCGCTCTCCTATATTGTCATGGTAGCGATAGCCGCAGGTGTCTATACAATGGCAATGAAGTTTTTGCTAGAATACGAAAATCACAAAGAGAAATAG
- a CDS encoding lanthionine synthetase C family protein, translating to MAVKQVPGNLSEIVRQSAEIYKDIDTVTLLIKKHAMHDYPEMELISLASGYPGISLLLDKLDEVYPGEGWAALAFKYNQEIVRLIGNIPFHSLSLYTGLAGVIYLFNECSRGSTRYTNVLSQTLDMFLSSYGEFYEETRGKLEDSLIEDSDLDLISGWTGIAATLMEVKERQDRYVGKLDAVLLKILQLITDAVGKLRHFEELPEQTIYYNLGMAHGITGAINLLAVAHLRRYPLTGLREVLEVAKTFLHGSIREWNGTLVIPNMFTPDESAETSRNPGYHRDAWCYGTPGASVAMFRLGLALEDKALQQQALQLFNTVYSRPDSLRKVISPTICHGYAGLVLIQHHFSRAAAMPFKDEFLHRLLSYRNTGEGVPFIDLEGSVDDPLSLDKVGLLDGCAGVLLTLLTCDNENLSTWKQMLVFS from the coding sequence ATGGCGGTCAAACAAGTCCCGGGAAATTTATCTGAAATAGTCAGGCAAAGCGCAGAAATTTACAAAGATATAGATACTGTAACCCTGCTAATCAAGAAGCACGCCATGCATGATTACCCTGAAATGGAGCTGATATCGCTGGCTTCAGGATACCCCGGGATCAGCCTTCTTCTGGATAAGCTAGATGAAGTTTACCCGGGGGAAGGGTGGGCTGCGCTTGCTTTCAAGTACAATCAGGAGATTGTGCGTTTAATCGGTAATATACCGTTCCATTCATTGTCACTGTATACCGGATTAGCAGGCGTTATTTATCTGTTCAACGAGTGTTCAAGAGGTTCAACAAGATATACAAATGTGCTCTCGCAGACGCTGGATATGTTTCTTAGCAGCTACGGGGAGTTCTATGAGGAGACAAGAGGGAAATTGGAAGACTCTTTGATTGAGGATAGCGACTTGGATTTGATTTCAGGCTGGACGGGGATTGCAGCTACATTAATGGAGGTTAAGGAACGCCAGGACAGATACGTTGGGAAGCTGGATGCAGTGCTCCTTAAGATACTTCAACTGATTACGGATGCTGTAGGCAAGCTGAGACATTTCGAGGAACTTCCCGAACAGACCATTTATTATAATCTTGGCATGGCGCACGGAATTACAGGAGCCATTAATCTGCTGGCCGTTGCACATCTCCGCCGCTACCCGTTAACTGGATTGAGAGAAGTACTGGAAGTTGCCAAGACTTTTCTACACGGAAGTATCAGGGAGTGGAACGGCACCCTTGTCATACCTAATATGTTCACACCGGATGAATCCGCAGAGACTAGTCGGAATCCAGGTTATCACAGAGATGCATGGTGTTACGGCACACCGGGAGCTTCTGTGGCTATGTTCCGGCTGGGATTGGCCCTGGAGGACAAAGCACTGCAGCAGCAGGCTCTGCAATTGTTCAATACCGTCTACTCCAGACCAGATTCGCTAAGAAAGGTAATTTCACCGACGATCTGTCACGGCTATGCAGGCTTGGTCCTGATTCAGCACCATTTCAGCCGTGCGGCAGCCATGCCGTTTAAGGATGAATTTTTGCATCGTTTGTTATCATATCGAAATACTGGTGAGGGAGTACCTTTTATAGACCTTGAGGGAAGCGTCGATGATCCGTTATCTCTCGATAAAGTTGGGCTGCTCGATGGATGTGCAGGTGTATTGCTGACACTGCTGACCTGTGATAATGAGAACTTGAGTACATGGAAGCAGATGCTGGTATTTAGCTAA
- a CDS encoding lantibiotic dehydratase has translation MLENFEISENYMYRKTLLGMEYYTRIFDHEQLDDDEYLERLVRFVQKQGLMDSIYVSSPSTYAALQSLEQGRTLKSKKKRNLILSLSKFISRAICRPTPFGLFAGVGISRFGNTGGAGEHVVWATPDYSLIYRLIGLFHGDADVRNELRLSVNNTSYIDHHRLVISYQTLFAADQEERSTENISILKTPVIDFIMKILDKEQQTFLQLMQAIKDAFGVDDTISTDFLQQLIEQGFLVSEMIPNPRDSAPLEHLIRTLKMLAAPKAAYYADILERVGHAIQDITVAAVKREGIEAVRKLVQLILPEYQGDLVKIDVRLNQANEIHLSDSDRQALAQVASILSMLSTYRKEDTLSDYRQQFTEKYGVYEEVPLLQLFSKTLGLGKPEEYKSHYQNGDKHRHKDEGRFRQLKALIAEWQTEALANHSDIVLDEAKIQQLSELSLENVHVSFDLYYSCMENEQGEVTFYLNNRAGSLEACQSFGRFAYMFDKDSRDEIFRFVRNPKDQKAGESAAEISFYPFSPKITNIMTAGPTPDQSMDMATFPENRNLDISQLLVGVEDSGYFYLKHRETGELVFPKLSSMYNTELAPYLIRFLNDINLQYQTGWSHLEEYLYDSSFTPRVTYKNIIICPKKWTLYADKRLQSEEQFLAFLEDWIIKYNIPRYVYLVELDNKLLLDLDRHHHRKLLHKEYTRNPEGKAAVIMETEKELFASVNRYMEECVFFCKSPMFQYLPIDRLSAQATDKSLNKVLSSSVNAVYYPGSDWISLQVYYNQELLTDLLGSAFKTFMDNSAEYFIDQVFFVQYADKEPHIRLRCKMSGSVEHQRFTALNYVFDFLNTVTSSGLVSSYSVVPYRPEILRYGGTAFIEQAERLFAIDSYLVSGYYAGKRSINATDQMLFCCTGLFEVVNCAYPLVEDQLKAMAAIIDPKKFRQEYREHKEALFQRIQQTRSISMPASDKDDRLRQYAAYFTAIREADDRTNYYDDIMFSIMHMFCNRVFGLDREKEELALHLCYFSLEDYLQVSKYHVAY, from the coding sequence ATGTTGGAAAACTTTGAAATCTCGGAAAATTACATGTACCGGAAGACGTTGCTTGGCATGGAGTATTATACGCGGATATTTGATCATGAACAACTAGACGATGATGAATATCTTGAAAGACTTGTACGGTTCGTTCAGAAGCAGGGGTTGATGGATTCCATTTATGTCTCCAGCCCCTCGACCTACGCTGCACTGCAAAGCCTGGAACAAGGCAGAACATTGAAGTCCAAAAAAAAGCGGAATCTTATCCTTAGTCTAAGCAAGTTCATTTCGCGGGCAATTTGTAGACCAACACCGTTTGGACTGTTCGCGGGAGTAGGCATTTCCCGGTTTGGAAACACGGGAGGCGCCGGAGAACATGTCGTCTGGGCAACTCCGGATTATAGCCTAATTTACCGCTTAATAGGGCTTTTCCATGGGGATGCGGATGTCCGCAATGAATTGAGACTGAGTGTAAATAACACCTCTTACATTGACCATCACAGGCTCGTCATCTCTTATCAGACTCTGTTTGCAGCAGATCAGGAGGAACGAAGCACTGAAAATATATCTATTCTCAAAACCCCGGTCATAGATTTCATCATGAAGATCCTTGATAAAGAGCAGCAGACTTTTCTGCAGCTTATGCAAGCTATAAAAGATGCCTTCGGCGTGGATGACACGATCAGCACAGATTTTTTGCAGCAATTGATAGAACAAGGCTTTTTGGTAAGTGAGATGATTCCCAATCCTCGGGATAGCGCTCCTTTGGAGCATCTGATCCGTACACTAAAGATGCTCGCTGCTCCCAAGGCAGCATATTACGCAGATATTTTGGAGAGAGTTGGACATGCCATTCAGGACATCACAGTTGCTGCGGTCAAACGCGAAGGCATTGAGGCTGTCCGAAAACTAGTCCAGCTTATCCTTCCCGAGTATCAGGGCGACTTGGTCAAAATAGACGTAAGGCTGAATCAAGCAAATGAAATTCACTTATCGGACAGCGATAGGCAAGCGTTGGCCCAAGTAGCTTCAATATTGAGCATGCTTTCTACGTACAGGAAAGAGGATACACTTTCCGACTATCGTCAGCAATTTACTGAGAAGTACGGAGTATATGAAGAAGTGCCTTTATTGCAGTTGTTCAGTAAGACGTTGGGGCTCGGCAAACCTGAAGAGTACAAGAGCCACTACCAGAATGGAGATAAGCACAGGCATAAGGATGAAGGCAGGTTCCGACAGCTCAAGGCGCTAATTGCTGAGTGGCAGACTGAAGCGCTTGCCAATCATTCGGATATCGTGCTTGACGAGGCCAAAATCCAACAGCTGTCTGAATTGAGTCTGGAGAATGTCCATGTCTCGTTCGATTTGTATTATTCGTGCATGGAGAATGAACAAGGTGAAGTTACGTTTTATTTAAACAACAGAGCCGGATCATTGGAAGCGTGTCAGAGCTTCGGAAGATTTGCCTACATGTTTGACAAAGATAGCCGTGATGAAATCTTCCGTTTTGTCAGGAACCCGAAGGATCAGAAAGCAGGGGAGAGCGCCGCTGAAATCTCATTTTACCCATTCAGCCCCAAAATAACTAATATTATGACGGCAGGCCCAACACCGGATCAATCCATGGATATGGCCACGTTCCCCGAGAATCGGAATTTGGATATTTCCCAATTATTGGTAGGTGTGGAGGATTCGGGATACTTTTATCTAAAGCACAGGGAAACAGGCGAACTGGTATTTCCAAAACTCAGTAGCATGTACAATACAGAGCTGGCTCCTTATCTGATCCGGTTTCTGAATGATATTAATCTGCAGTATCAGACCGGATGGTCCCATCTGGAGGAGTATCTCTATGATTCTTCTTTTACACCGAGAGTAACCTATAAAAATATCATCATCTGCCCTAAAAAATGGACATTATATGCGGATAAACGGCTCCAGAGCGAAGAACAGTTTTTGGCCTTTTTGGAGGATTGGATCATAAAGTATAACATTCCGCGATATGTATATTTGGTGGAGCTGGACAATAAGCTATTGCTGGATTTGGATCGCCATCATCATCGAAAGCTTTTGCACAAAGAATATACGCGGAATCCGGAAGGCAAGGCGGCTGTTATTATGGAGACGGAGAAAGAATTGTTCGCTTCCGTTAACCGGTATATGGAGGAGTGCGTATTTTTTTGCAAAAGCCCGATGTTTCAGTACTTGCCGATAGACAGATTGTCTGCACAGGCTACCGATAAAAGCTTAAATAAAGTGCTGAGTTCTTCGGTGAATGCTGTTTATTATCCAGGTTCGGATTGGATATCCCTGCAGGTATATTACAATCAGGAACTGCTAACCGATTTGCTGGGCAGTGCATTTAAGACATTCATGGACAATAGCGCCGAGTACTTCATTGACCAGGTTTTTTTTGTCCAGTATGCAGATAAGGAGCCGCATATCAGGCTAAGGTGCAAAATGTCGGGAAGCGTAGAGCATCAGCGTTTCACGGCCTTGAACTATGTTTTTGATTTCCTGAATACTGTAACCTCGTCCGGATTGGTTAGTTCCTATTCGGTTGTTCCTTACCGGCCTGAAATTTTGCGGTATGGCGGCACAGCCTTCATTGAACAAGCGGAGAGGTTATTTGCTATCGATTCTTATCTAGTTTCAGGCTATTATGCAGGGAAGAGGTCAATTAATGCAACCGATCAGATGTTATTTTGCTGCACCGGACTTTTTGAGGTTGTGAACTGCGCGTATCCGCTGGTAGAAGATCAATTGAAGGCTATGGCTGCGATTATTGATCCAAAGAAATTCAGACAGGAGTACCGGGAACACAAAGAAGCGCTATTCCAAAGGATTCAACAGACCCGTTCCATATCCATGCCAGCAAGCGATAAAGACGACAGGTTGCGGCAATACGCTGCATATTTCACGGCTATCCGGGAAGCTGACGACAGAACCAATTACTACGATGATATTATGTTCAGCATCATGCACATGTTCTGCAACAGAGTGTTCGGCCTGGACCGGGAAAAAGAAGAGCTTGCCCTACACCTATGCTACTTCAGTTTGGAAGATTATTTACAGGTAAGCAAATATCATGTTGCCTATTGA
- a CDS encoding S8 family peptidase has translation MIKPNIYNWHVARLTDHFSCGATVGQPLTILFIDTGVDKSHSEIQGNLVEAECKSFVPYEPCLSDYVGHGTKMVSSVTGKYILKGICPFARVVVYKITDKKGISKLEWLYRALEEGIAKGYPIINISYRTEYEVDLFEFNRFQALVDCANAQGIWVVCSAGNDGRDITQEYRVPANLKGVYPIGSTNKNGDISGFSNTLSGQFFAPSGDEYEINYNNDWVMVAKSSFDTEDYLYEVLGFDKAYTVGIGTSIASALFSGVVASLSGELIAQGMNAGRREMECLLRQGARPIDVQRNYYEVSLAGSIRALRQMRG, from the coding sequence ATGATAAAACCTAATATATATAATTGGCATGTAGCCCGGCTGACCGATCATTTTAGTTGTGGTGCAACTGTTGGTCAGCCGCTTACTATCCTGTTTATTGATACAGGCGTCGATAAATCCCACTCAGAGATCCAAGGTAATCTAGTTGAGGCAGAATGCAAGTCATTTGTACCTTATGAGCCTTGTCTAAGCGATTACGTCGGGCATGGTACAAAAATGGTTAGCTCTGTTACCGGCAAATATATATTGAAGGGGATATGCCCTTTCGCTCGGGTTGTTGTCTACAAAATTACGGACAAAAAAGGAATAAGCAAGCTTGAATGGTTGTATAGAGCGCTGGAAGAGGGTATTGCTAAAGGATATCCAATTATCAACATCAGCTATCGTACAGAATATGAGGTCGACTTATTCGAGTTCAATCGGTTTCAGGCTTTGGTTGACTGCGCTAATGCGCAAGGCATCTGGGTAGTCTGTTCCGCAGGAAACGATGGACGCGATATTACGCAGGAGTACAGAGTGCCTGCGAATTTAAAGGGAGTATACCCAATTGGATCAACTAATAAGAACGGGGATATCTCCGGGTTCAGTAATACGCTCAGCGGCCAATTTTTTGCGCCTAGTGGTGATGAGTATGAAATCAATTACAACAATGATTGGGTAATGGTTGCCAAATCAAGCTTCGACACAGAGGATTATTTATACGAAGTGCTGGGATTTGACAAAGCATACACAGTAGGTATCGGTACGAGTATTGCCAGCGCCTTATTCAGCGGAGTTGTTGCCTCTCTTAGCGGAGAGCTTATCGCGCAGGGGATGAATGCCGGGCGCAGAGAAATGGAGTGTCTGCTCCGTCAAGGCGCGAGACCGATTGATGTTCAGCGGAATTATTATGAAGTAAGCCTTGCCGGTTCAATTCGTGCTTTAAGACAGATGAGAGGTTGA
- a CDS encoding epilancin family lantibiotic, translated as MKVDQMFDLDLRKSYEASELSPQASIIKTTIKVSKAVCKTLTCICTGSCSNCK; from the coding sequence ATGAAAGTAGATCAAATGTTTGACCTTGATTTAAGAAAGAGCTATGAGGCCAGTGAGCTTAGCCCACAAGCTTCAATCATCAAGACAACCATTAAGGTATCCAAAGCAGTATGTAAAACTCTTACCTGTATCTGTACCGGTTCTTGTTCCAATTGTAAATAA
- the cysK gene encoding cysteine synthase A → MTLKVVHSITDLIGDTPCVRLQRLTGPQDAEVYVKLEYFNPSGSVKDRAAGNLIAEAEKAGHLKPGGTIIEPTSGNTGIGLAMNAAARGYRAILVMPSNMTKERINILKAYGAEVVLTPAEERMPGAIRKALELGAEIEGSFIPHQFENEANPDIHRTTTALEILEQTEGRLDVFVASSGTGGTITGTGEVLRQHLPDLRIVVVEPKGSPVLSGGKPGPHKLVGTSPGFVPTVLNTEVYDEIIQVSDEDAIAMTRAIAAQEGILVGPSSGATIWTAIQEARRLGAGKRVLCIAPDTGERYLSMGIFG, encoded by the coding sequence ATGACACTTAAAGTGGTACATAGTATTACGGACTTAATCGGAGATACGCCTTGTGTGCGGCTGCAACGGCTCACAGGACCGCAGGATGCGGAAGTGTATGTGAAGCTGGAGTATTTTAATCCAAGCGGCAGTGTTAAAGATCGGGCGGCGGGCAATCTGATTGCCGAGGCGGAAAAGGCGGGACATCTCAAGCCGGGAGGCACGATTATTGAGCCAACCAGTGGCAACACGGGGATTGGTCTTGCGATGAATGCGGCAGCTCGAGGTTACCGTGCGATTTTGGTAATGCCTTCGAATATGACGAAGGAACGGATCAATATTTTAAAAGCCTATGGGGCTGAGGTCGTACTGACACCAGCGGAAGAACGGATGCCAGGAGCGATTCGTAAAGCTCTCGAACTGGGGGCAGAAATTGAAGGGAGTTTTATCCCGCATCAGTTTGAAAATGAAGCAAATCCTGATATCCATCGTACAACCACGGCACTTGAAATTTTGGAGCAGACGGAGGGGCGGTTGGATGTGTTCGTCGCTTCTTCGGGAACGGGTGGTACCATTACGGGTACAGGTGAAGTGCTGCGCCAGCATTTGCCGGATCTGCGGATTGTTGTGGTCGAGCCCAAGGGTTCGCCCGTCCTATCTGGGGGAAAACCCGGTCCGCATAAGCTGGTGGGAACGAGTCCGGGCTTTGTTCCCACCGTGCTGAATACGGAAGTGTATGACGAAATCATACAGGTTTCCGATGAGGATGCGATTGCGATGACACGGGCGATTGCTGCTCAGGAAGGGATTCTCGTCGGGCCCTCCAGTGGGGCTACAATATGGACGGCCATTCAGGAAGCCCGGCGTTTGGGAGCAGGCAAACGGGTACTCTGCATTGCCCCGGATACCGGAGAGCGTTATCTGAGCATGGGGATATTCGGATAA